One Aliiroseovarius sediminilitoris DNA window includes the following coding sequences:
- a CDS encoding manganese-dependent inorganic pyrophosphatase, with protein MTTLVFGHKSPDTDSTGSPLVWAWYLNEVRGVDAKPVLLGQPNTEAAFMLKRWDFDMLDIIEDVADDQPCVIVDTNNPAELPANINGADVQAIIDHHKLVGGLETKGPIDITIRPLACTATIMYDLMGDDAAKMPDNIKGAALTCILSDTLEFRSPTTTDRDREVVAALAADLGVNVSDYAAEMFAAKSDVSEFSDAELIRMDSKEYEVAGKKFRVSVLETTAPEIPLNRKASLMETFKTVEAEDGVDQVLLFVVDILKEEATLLVPNDLVKTVAEKSFGAKVDGDVVVLPGVMSRKKQIIPHLAV; from the coding sequence ATGACCACTCTTGTTTTCGGCCACAAATCGCCCGACACCGACTCGACCGGCTCGCCGCTGGTCTGGGCCTGGTATCTGAATGAGGTGCGAGGCGTGGACGCCAAGCCAGTATTGCTGGGCCAGCCCAACACCGAAGCCGCCTTCATGTTGAAGCGCTGGGACTTTGACATGCTTGATATTATCGAGGACGTGGCTGACGACCAGCCCTGCGTCATCGTCGACACCAACAACCCGGCCGAACTGCCTGCCAACATCAATGGCGCAGACGTGCAGGCAATCATCGACCACCACAAGCTGGTCGGCGGCCTGGAAACCAAAGGCCCGATTGACATCACCATCCGTCCGCTCGCCTGCACCGCGACCATCATGTATGACCTGATGGGCGATGACGCGGCCAAGATGCCCGACAACATCAAAGGGGCGGCCCTGACCTGCATCCTGTCTGACACGCTTGAATTCCGCTCGCCCACCACCACCGACCGCGACCGCGAAGTCGTGGCCGCGCTGGCCGCTGATCTTGGCGTTAACGTGTCCGACTATGCCGCCGAGATGTTCGCCGCCAAGTCGGACGTGTCGGAGTTCTCGGACGCCGAGTTGATCCGCATGGACTCGAAAGAATACGAAGTCGCCGGCAAGAAATTCCGCGTCAGCGTACTGGAAACCACCGCGCCGGAAATCCCGCTGAACCGCAAGGCCAGCCTGATGGAGACATTCAAAACCGTCGAGGCCGAGGACGGCGTCGATCAGGTGCTTCTGTTCGTCGTGGACATCCTGAAAGAGGAAGCAACCCTGCTGGTCCCCAACGATCTGGTGAAAACCGTGGCTGAAAAGAGCTTCGGCGCGAAGGTTGACGGTGACGTGGTTGTCCTGCCGGGTGTGATGAGCCGGAAGAAGCAGATAATTCCGCACTTGGCTGTTTAA
- a CDS encoding DUF2161 domain-containing phosphodiesterase: MSKPAETDLYAPVKAWLEGVGYEVKSEVGPADVMAIRDGEPPVIVELKAGFSLTLLQQAVARQAVTDLVYVAVPRWSGKPGWRSFKGNLGLCRRLGLGVLSVRLKEGLVQVHADPGPFQPRKCKVKTARLLSEFARRDGDPNTGGTNGKLVTAYRQDAEKLAACLAKEGPMKGAALAKATGVTTATRMMAINHYGWFERVERGIYGLTDEGRAALQN; the protein is encoded by the coding sequence ATGTCGAAACCTGCCGAAACCGATCTGTATGCGCCTGTGAAAGCTTGGCTGGAAGGGGTGGGTTATGAGGTGAAATCCGAGGTCGGGCCAGCGGATGTGATGGCGATCCGTGATGGCGAGCCGCCGGTGATTGTCGAACTGAAAGCCGGGTTTTCCCTGACTTTGCTGCAACAGGCTGTCGCACGGCAGGCTGTCACCGATCTGGTCTATGTGGCCGTACCGCGCTGGTCGGGGAAACCTGGATGGCGGTCGTTCAAAGGCAATCTGGGGCTGTGTCGGCGGCTTGGGTTGGGGGTTCTGTCGGTGCGCCTGAAAGAAGGGCTGGTGCAGGTCCATGCTGATCCCGGCCCGTTTCAGCCACGAAAATGCAAGGTCAAGACGGCTCGCTTGCTGTCCGAGTTCGCCCGCCGCGATGGTGATCCCAACACGGGTGGCACAAACGGAAAGCTGGTGACGGCCTATCGGCAGGACGCCGAGAAACTGGCCGCCTGTCTTGCGAAAGAGGGGCCGATGAAAGGGGCTGCTCTTGCCAAGGCAACCGGCGTCACAACTGCGACGCGTATGATGGCAATCAATCACTATGGCTGGTTCGAGCGGGTCGAGCGCGGCATTTACGGTTTGACCGACGAAGGGCGCGCAGCGCTTCAAAATTAA
- a CDS encoding cytochrome-c peroxidase: MRVFLTLVLMVGLVSPAAAFDSLEDLGEALFFDVNLSKNRTQSCATCHDPDYGFVDPRETDAGRAVSLGDDGESLGDRSAPTAAYAKFTPEFEQLDKKAWRGGMFWDGRAAGLAGQAGGPPLNPIEMGMPDEASVVARLSENADYVTSFISLFGDAIWDDDSATYDAMTQAIASFERTDFFSPFDSKYDRFLRGEAELTDQEELGRVLFFSEQFTNCNLCHQLRPSPIAEDETFTNYEYHNIGTPVNADVRAANGVEGPDLGLLANPAIDTADAGGRYKVPTLRNVAVTGPYMHNGVFKDLRTVVLFYNKYNTLDKDRQINPETGKPWVMPEIPQNLAVTELIHGPALDDKRIDALVAFMKALTDARYEHLLEE, encoded by the coding sequence ATGCGCGTGTTTCTAACCTTGGTTCTTATGGTCGGGCTGGTGTCACCTGCCGCCGCTTTCGACAGCCTTGAAGACTTGGGCGAAGCGTTGTTTTTCGATGTGAACCTGTCAAAGAACCGGACGCAATCCTGCGCGACGTGCCACGACCCGGATTACGGCTTTGTCGATCCGCGCGAAACGGACGCCGGGCGTGCGGTGTCGTTGGGGGATGACGGTGAAAGCCTTGGCGACCGTTCCGCTCCGACGGCGGCCTATGCAAAGTTCACGCCTGAGTTTGAGCAGTTGGACAAAAAGGCCTGGCGCGGCGGCATGTTCTGGGATGGGCGCGCCGCCGGGCTTGCAGGGCAGGCGGGTGGGCCGCCCCTTAACCCGATCGAGATGGGGATGCCGGACGAGGCATCGGTCGTCGCGCGGCTGTCTGAGAATGCGGATTATGTTACATCGTTCATATCGCTGTTCGGTGACGCGATCTGGGATGATGATAGCGCCACGTATGACGCCATGACCCAAGCTATCGCGTCGTTTGAACGCACGGATTTCTTTTCGCCGTTCGACAGTAAGTATGATCGTTTTCTGCGCGGTGAGGCGGAATTGACGGATCAAGAGGAACTAGGACGCGTATTGTTCTTTTCCGAGCAGTTCACCAATTGCAACCTGTGTCACCAGTTGCGTCCCTCGCCCATCGCCGAGGATGAGACCTTCACCAACTATGAATACCATAACATCGGGACACCCGTGAACGCCGATGTGCGCGCTGCGAATGGTGTTGAGGGACCGGATCTTGGCTTGTTGGCGAACCCCGCTATCGACACCGCTGATGCGGGTGGGCGCTACAAGGTGCCGACGCTGCGCAATGTCGCAGTTACCGGACCATACATGCACAATGGCGTGTTCAAGGACCTACGCACCGTTGTTCTGTTCTACAACAAGTACAACACGCTGGACAAAGACCGGCAGATCAACCCCGAGACCGGTAAACCTTGGGTGATGCCGGAAATTCCGCAGAATCTGGCGGTGACAGAGTTGATCCATGGACCCGCGCTGGACGACAAACGCATTGATGCGCTGGTCGCGTTTATGAAGGCGCTGACAGATGCCCGGTATGAACATTTGCTGGAAGAGTAA
- a CDS encoding co-chaperone GroES has translation MAFTPLHDRVLVRRVESDEKTAGGLIIPESAKEKPAEGLVIAVGAGAKDDDGDRIAMDVKEGDKILFGKWSGTEVTIDGEELLIMKESDIMGIIA, from the coding sequence ATGGCATTTACACCACTGCATGACCGCGTGTTGGTCCGCCGCGTCGAAAGCGACGAGAAAACAGCAGGCGGCCTGATCATTCCGGAAAGCGCCAAAGAAAAACCGGCCGAAGGTCTGGTTATTGCCGTAGGCGCTGGCGCCAAAGACGACGACGGTGATCGTATCGCCATGGACGTCAAGGAAGGCGACAAAATCCTTTTCGGCAAATGGTCCGGCACCGAAGTCACCATCGACGGTGAAGAGCTGCTGATCATGAAAGAATCCGACATCATGGGCATCATTGCCTGA
- the groL gene encoding chaperonin GroEL (60 kDa chaperone family; promotes refolding of misfolded polypeptides especially under stressful conditions; forms two stacked rings of heptamers to form a barrel-shaped 14mer; ends can be capped by GroES; misfolded proteins enter the barrel where they are refolded when GroES binds), with protein MAAKDVKFDTDARNAMLRGVNILADAVKVTLGPKGRNVVLDKSFGAPRITKDGVTVAKEIELEDKFENMGAQMVKEVASRTNDEAGDGTTTATVLTQAIVREGLKQVAAGLNPMDLKRGIDTAVAKVVSSLKEMAREVKDSDEVAQVGTISANGEAEIGRQIADAMQKVGNEGVITVEENKGLETETTVVEGMQFDRGYLSPYFVTNPDKMIAELDDCLVLLHEKKLSSLQPMVPLLESVIQSQKPLLIIAEDVEGEALATLVVNKLRGGLKIAAVKAPGFGDRRKAMLQDIAILTGGQVISEDLGMKLESVTMDMLGSAKKIQITKDETTIVDGAGEKAEIAARVAQIRTQAEETTSDYDREKLQERVAKLAGGVAVIRVGGMTEVEVKERKDRVDDALNATRAAVQEGVIVGGGVALVQAGKTLKGLKGENADQDAGISIVQRALEAPLRQIAENAGVDGAVVAGKVRESDDVTFGFNAQTEEYGDMFKFGVIDPAKVTRTALEDAGSIAGLLITTEAMVADKPQKEGQGGGGMPDMGGMGGMM; from the coding sequence ATGGCTGCTAAGGACGTAAAGTTCGACACCGATGCCCGCAACGCAATGCTGCGTGGCGTCAATATCCTCGCTGACGCTGTCAAAGTGACCCTTGGCCCGAAAGGCCGCAACGTGGTTCTTGACAAATCGTTCGGCGCCCCCCGCATCACCAAAGACGGTGTGACGGTCGCCAAAGAAATCGAGCTTGAGGACAAGTTCGAAAACATGGGCGCGCAAATGGTGAAAGAAGTCGCCAGCCGCACAAATGACGAAGCCGGTGACGGCACCACCACGGCCACCGTTCTGACCCAAGCGATTGTTCGCGAAGGTCTGAAGCAGGTTGCCGCTGGTCTGAACCCGATGGACCTGAAGCGCGGTATTGATACTGCTGTTGCCAAGGTTGTTTCGAGCCTGAAAGAGATGGCTCGCGAAGTTAAGGACTCCGACGAAGTTGCACAGGTTGGCACCATCTCGGCCAACGGCGAAGCTGAAATCGGCCGTCAGATCGCAGACGCGATGCAGAAAGTCGGCAACGAAGGCGTGATCACGGTCGAGGAAAACAAAGGCCTCGAAACCGAAACCACAGTTGTTGAAGGTATGCAGTTTGACCGTGGCTACCTGTCGCCCTATTTCGTCACCAACCCTGACAAGATGATCGCCGAGTTGGACGACTGCCTTGTTCTGCTGCACGAAAAGAAACTGTCGTCGCTTCAGCCTATGGTGCCGTTGCTTGAATCGGTCATTCAGTCGCAAAAACCGCTGCTGATCATCGCTGAAGATGTTGAAGGCGAAGCGCTGGCAACCCTGGTCGTCAACAAGCTGCGTGGTGGCCTGAAAATCGCTGCTGTCAAAGCGCCGGGCTTCGGTGATCGCCGCAAGGCCATGCTGCAAGACATCGCGATCCTGACCGGTGGTCAAGTGATCTCGGAAGATCTGGGCATGAAGCTTGAAAGCGTGACCATGGACATGCTGGGTTCGGCCAAGAAAATCCAGATCACCAAAGACGAAACGACCATCGTCGACGGTGCTGGCGAGAAGGCCGAGATCGCAGCGCGTGTCGCTCAGATCCGCACCCAAGCCGAAGAAACCACGTCGGACTACGACCGTGAGAAGCTGCAAGAGCGCGTTGCCAAGCTGGCAGGCGGTGTTGCCGTGATCCGCGTGGGTGGCATGACCGAAGTAGAAGTGAAAGAGCGCAAAGACCGCGTTGACGATGCCCTGAACGCGACCCGTGCGGCCGTGCAAGAAGGCGTGATCGTTGGGGGTGGTGTTGCCCTGGTGCAGGCTGGCAAGACGCTGAAAGGTCTGAAAGGCGAGAACGCCGATCAGGACGCAGGTATCAGCATTGTCCAGCGCGCTTTGGAAGCTCCGCTGCGCCAGATCGCTGAGAACGCGGGAGTTGACGGTGCCGTGGTTGCTGGCAAAGTCCGTGAAAGCGACGATGTGACCTTCGGTTTCAACGCCCAGACCGAGGAATATGGCGACATGTTCAAGTTCGGTGTCATTGACCCGGCCAAAGTCACACGCACCGCGTTGGAAGACGCCGGCTCGATCGCTGGTTTGCTGATCACCACCGAAGCCATGGTGGCCGACAAGCCGCAAAAAGAAGGCCAGGGTGGTGGCGGAATGCCCGACATGGGCGGCATGGGCGGCATGATGTAA
- a CDS encoding NUDIX domain-containing protein, giving the protein MSISFKTPRLAVRGLILHESRLLMVNAYGGGVSDLLCLPGGGVEPGASLPDNLIREVHEETGLTISVDAPALVNEFHDPGTGFHQVEIVFHCQLKCGRLDPAWQDPEAIVTDRKWVSRDQIAGLHVRPLSLPDLAWGDAQVAPSYDALEAIVR; this is encoded by the coding sequence ATGTCGATTTCGTTCAAAACGCCCCGATTGGCTGTGCGCGGCCTGATCCTGCATGAGAGCCGCCTGTTGATGGTCAATGCCTACGGCGGCGGCGTGTCAGACCTGCTGTGCCTGCCCGGAGGCGGGGTCGAGCCGGGTGCGAGCCTGCCAGACAACCTGATCCGCGAAGTGCATGAGGAAACCGGTCTGACCATTTCTGTCGACGCCCCCGCGCTGGTGAACGAGTTTCATGACCCCGGCACCGGTTTCCACCAGGTTGAGATTGTCTTTCACTGTCAGTTAAAATGCGGGCGTCTCGATCCTGCATGGCAAGACCCAGAGGCGATCGTGACGGACCGAAAATGGGTCAGCCGGGATCAGATCGCTGGGCTGCACGTCCGCCCGCTATCCTTGCCTGATCTGGCTTGGGGCGATGCACAGGTCGCTCCATCTTATGACGCTTTGGAAGCCATTGTCAGATAA